A part of Puntigrus tetrazona isolate hp1 chromosome 21, ASM1883169v1, whole genome shotgun sequence genomic DNA contains:
- the ankhd1 gene encoding ankyrin repeat and KH domain-containing protein 1 isoform X2: MQDAVAGTAMLTDGFEDEIDSVTPRSPALGMGVGATPGAGLGGLGIGVGGKKVRLFGEAGGPTTDRLDFKLTAAAVLSSGPGSGSDEDEVSEVESFILDQEDLDNPVLKTASELLLSSAADGADLRTVDPETQARLEALLEAAGIGKLSTADGKAFADPEVLRRLTSSVSCALDEAAAALTRMRAENTLNASQADNRSLAEACSDGDVNAVRKLLDEGRSVNEHTEEGESLLCLACSAGYYELAQVLLAMHANVEDRGIKGDITPLMAAASGGYVDIVKLLLVHGADVNAQSSTGNTALTYACAGGFLDVVKVLLKEGANIEDHNENGHTPLMEAASAGHVEVARVLLEYGAGINTHSNEFKESALTLACYKGHLDMVRFLLEAGADQEHKTDEMHTALMEACMDGHVEVARLLLDSGAQVNMPADSFESPLTLAACGGHVELAALLIERGANLEEVNDEGYTPLMEAAREGHEEMVALLLAQGANINAQTEETQETALTLACCGGFLEVADFLIKAGADIELGCSTPLMEAAQEGHLELVKYLLAAGANVHATTATGDTALTYACENGHTDVADVLLQTGADLEHESEGGRTPLMKAARAGHLCTVQFLISKGANVNRATANNDHTVVSLACAGGHLAVVELLLAHGADPTHRLKDGSTMLIEAAKGGHTNVVSYLLDYPNNILSVPAPDLSQLTPPSHDTSQAPRVPFQALAMVVPPQEPDRVPSTIPTPPPVTSKGASKQRLSSLQSNSVASGGLDADLLPPFHPYQPLECIVEETEGKLNELGQRISAIEKAQLQSLELIQGEPLTKDKIEELKKSREEQVQKKKKILKELQKVERQLQLKTQQQFTKEYMETKGLKEELGQAAGVEMPGTPLPLQATQLGSDNECEVNRKEEDHRPTPTNEDDEEDEEEEDDDEDNIDCAKLPQVDTFLYSEATQPPPPPPLQNQVLQSPPLQTSFVPIQPLAPQQSTDFSNAEYPGSSSPDLQRVLLGQQLTGLGPGLLAQAPDGLMVATPAQTLTDTLDDIMAAVSSRVPVVNTTTSPSPQPSAQTPINTVSPPSMLPLYPSVDIDAHTESNHDTALTLACAGGHEELVSVLLARGANIEHRDKKGFTPLILAATAGHVGVVEILLDKGGDIEAQSERTKDTPLSLACSGGRQEVVELLLLRGANKEHRNVSDYTPLSLAASGGYVNIIKILLNAGAEINSRTGSKLGISPLMLAAMNGHVPAVKLLLDMGSDINAQIETNRNTALTLACFQGRAEVVSLLLDRKANVEHRAKTGLTPLMEAASGGYAEVGRVLLDKGADVNAPPVPSSRDTALTIAADKGHYKFCELLISRGAHIDVRNKKGNTPLWLAANGGHFDVVQLLVQAGADVDAADNRKITPLMAAFRKGHVKVVQYLVKEVNQFPSDIECMRYIATIADKELLKKCHQCMETIVKAKDQQAAEANKNASILLKELDLEKSREESKKQALAAKREKRKEKRKKKKEEQKRKLEEEEAKVKEVFCEMQDPKEDSAEEVEVPIEPPSATTTTTIGISATSTTFTNTFGKKRANVATTPSTNRKNKKNKTKDSPSEPIILQDPQVALAQQKADKNKIHGEPRGGGAPGGTSDSNLDSTDCNSESSNGSKSQELPDLPSSSSSSAPSVLASSNQPHVPSEKRQGPSLPGSREEKVTVSISKPQQKSHEFNSDLTHSSLPPSFKTISLPVTSPNSKMNLTSPKRGQKREEGWKEVVRRSKKLSVPASVVSRIMGRGGCNITAIQDVTGAHIDVDKQKDKNGERMITIRGGTESTRHAVQLINALIQDPAKELEDLIPRNHIRPPGANTKISSTYTTSTGATSTTAASSKGLPSVVPSSGVSFQSSTNFTAQQAGKLGKSMAPGVRPPFVSLPPLAYAHPQLALLAAQTMNQIRHPRLPMAQFGGTFSSSPNTWGPFPVRPVSPGSANSSPKHSGNSVPRPASSAPAHIEHPSAPVSSTSTPTASTTSPTSTIPANTPTPSSVRKQLFSTEPKCGAGVTVASTVSSAPSAQVAQSPISCAPTTPTTPPPPSASIAPPPQHPPSPKPEPASLSTPVKEKPVTELATPTAGALSDGPSPSAPLHFTSSPSGPSMLPVQTESRQPLPSHFPSSTEPSTSSSSQPGSSHPATRLPPPTCSSTVTNTSSALPHYATPNAPGVSPRMQPPAPYYPMAPGALPEQQSVFVPPGASQEPLKQQQQQPPPQPSLAPTGMPPPSLPMSSTMGIINGSQMHLHGGKAQLPPNFGPAAIFNHFSSIFDSNQVGNNQVWGACHLPARTPPEQPYSGPTNAYISGMGQIESVIPPPDGSKAPGYRCSSQRIVSSPIGIHPMDNSMSSSTALPSFTTSISASPVFLPGPAPVGTPSFSRQHFSPHPWSASTSCESPVPSVSSGASSPLCTSTVTPALIQAKPSSANQQDRKVPPPIGTERLARIRQTGTVNHTMLPTSYTPPVGQGGIWSFGVGSASGAATHAYGAGHDRFSETMSGWSQPLMGGPVMHQHMQEPSAFSQHQAMERDDTGIVAPSNTFHQPLPTNFMDFPKGLPMYGGTMIPPHPQMAEGPGGPVYNGLHTSDPAWNPILKVVPNTAENSDPQQVWPTSWTPHAGNVHLNHVN, translated from the exons GCATTGGTAAACTCTCCACTGCCGATGGCAAAGCCTTTGCAGATCCAGAGGTGTTACGCCGCTTGACGTCGTCGGTGAGTTGCGCGCTGGACGAGGCGGCCGCCGCCCTCACCCGCATGAGGGCCGAAAACACGCTCAACGCCAGCCAGGCCGACAA CCGTAGCCTGGCTGAGGCCTGCTCGGACGGCGACGTGAACGCAGTGCGGAAGCTGCTAGACGAGGGACGCAGCGTCAACGAACACACAGAGGAGGGCGAGAGCCTGCTGTGTCTGGCCTGCTCGGCTGGATACTATGAGCTCGCACAG GTCTTGCTGGCCATGCATGCTAACGTGGAAGACAGAGGGATCAAAGGAGACATCACGCCACTTATGGCTGCTGCAAGCGGTGGTTACGTCGACATCGTCAAACTGCTCCTAGTTCACGGAGCCGACGTTAACGCACAGTCCTCGACAG GTAACACAGCCTTGACATATGCATGCGCTGGAGGCTTCCTGGATGTAGTAAAGGTGTTGTTGAAGGAGGGTGCAAACATTGAAGATCACAACGAGAACGGTCACACTCCACTAATGGAGGCTGCCAGTGCAGGCCACGTGGAGGTCGCTCGTGTGCTCCTGGAGTACGGCGCTGGAATCAACACACACTCCAATGAGTTTAAGGAGAGCGCGCTCACACTCGCTTGCTATAAAG GGCACTTGGACATGGTCAGGTTTCTCTTAGAAGCAGGAGCCGACCAGGAGCACAAGACAGATGAGATGCACACTGCACTCATGGAGGCCTGCATG GATGGGCATGTGGAGGTGGCACGGCTGCTATTGGATAGCGGGGCTCAGGTAAACATGCCTGCTGACTCATTTGAGTCGCCTCTGACGCTGGCTGCCTGTGGGGGCCACGTGGAGCTGGCGGCGCTTCTGATCGAGAGGGGGGCCAACCTGGAGGAGGTGAACGATGAGGGCTACACTCCTCTGATGGAAGCAGCTCGTGAGGGCCACGAAGAGATGGTAGCGCTACTCTTGGCACAAG GTGCAAACATTAACGCTCAGACAGAGGAAACGCAGGAGACTGCATTGACTCTGGCGTGTTGCGGAGGCTTCCTAGAGGTGGCTGATTTCCTCATCAAAGCTGGGGCGGACATTGAGTTGGGTTGCTCCACCCCGCTCATGGAGGCTGCGCAGGAGGGCCATCTGGAGCTGGTCAAGTACTTGTTGGCTGCAG GGGCTAACGTCCACGCCACGACAGCCACGGGTGACACAGCTCTGACATACGCCTGTGAGAACGGACACACAGATGTGGCTGACGTGCTGCTGCAAACAGGGGCTGACCTG GAACATGAATCAGAAGGGGGCAGGACTCCACTGATGAAAGCGGCCAGAGCAGGACACCTGTGCACTGTGCAGTTTCTCATCAGCAAAG GTGCTAATGTGAATAGAGCCACAGCCAACAATGATCACACAGTGGTTTCTCTGGCTTGTGCGGGGGGCCACCTGGCTGTGGTGGAGCTGCTGTTGGCCCATGGTGCTGACCCCACCCACAGACTGAAG gATGGCTCCACGATGCTGATTGAAGCTGCTAAAGGTGGTCACACTAATGTGGTGTCCTACTTGCTAGACTACCCAAACAACATTCTGTCAGTCCCTGCCCCAGACCTGTCCCAGCTCACACCCCCCTCTCATGATACTTCTCAG GCCCCTCGAGTCCCATTCCAAGCCCTGGCTATGGTGGTGCCCCCCCAGGAGCCAGACAGAGTGCCCTCCACCATCCCCACACCCCCACCCGTTACAAGCAAAG GCGCGTCCAAGCAGAGGCTGAGCTCTCTTCAGAGCAACTCCGTGGCCTCAGGTGGCCTAGACGCCGACCTGCTGCCACCCTTCCACCCGTACCAGCCTCTGGAGTGCATCGTTGAGGAGACAGAGGGCAAGCTGAATGAGCTGGGCCAGCGCATCAGTGCCATTGAGAAGGCCCAGCTGCAGTCGCTCGAGCTCATCCAGGGTGAGCCGCTCACCAAAGACAAGATCGAGGAGCTAAAGAAGAGCCGCGAGGAGCAGgtgcagaagaagaagaagatctTGAAGGAGCTGCAGAAGGTGGAGCGGCAGTTGCAGCTGAAGACGCAGCAGCAGTTCACCAAAGAATACATGGAGACCAAGGGGCTCAAGGAGGAGCTGGGCCAGGCGGCAGGGGTGGAGATGCCCGGCACCCCCCTGCCCCTGCAGGCCACACAGCTGGGCTCTGACAACGAGTGCGAGGTTAATCGCAAAGAGGAGGACCACAGGCCCACCCCAACCAATGAGGACGACGAGGAGGAcgaagaggaagaggatgatgatgaagacaACATCGACTGTGCCAAGCTGCCACAGGTGGACACCTTTCTGTACAGTGAGGCAACGCAGCCGCCTCCACCTCCGCCGCTTCAGAACCAGGTCCTCCAGAGTCCCCCTCTGCAGACCAGCTTTGTTCCCATCCAGCCTCTCGCCCCGCAGCAGTCCACAGACTTCAGTAATGCAGAGTACCCGGGAAGCAGCAGCCCAGACCTGCAGAGGGTGTTGCTGGGACAGCAGCTGACGGGGTTGGGACCAGGGCTTCTCGCTCAGGCTCCCGATGGACTCATGGTCGCCACGCCCGCACAGACGCTCACAGATACGCTTGATGACATCATGGCAG CTGTGAGCAGCAGAGTGCCTGTGGTAAACACTACAACTTCGCCCTCCCCTCAGCCTTCCGCACAGACGCCCATCAACACAGTCTCCCCACCCTCCATGCTCCCTCTGTACCCCTCAGTGGACATTGACGCACAT actGAGAGCAATCATGATACGGCGCTGACCCTGGCCTGTGCGGGTGGCCATGAAGAGCTTGTCTCAGTGCTCCTTGCACGTGGGGCCAACATTGAGCACCGGGACAAGAAGG GGTTCACTCCCCTAATCCTAGCTGCCACTGCGGGCCATGTGGGTGTGGTGGAGATTCTACTGGATAAGGGAGGGGACATTGAAGCTCAGTCTGAGAGGACCAAAGACACCCCTCTGTCCCTCGCCTGCTCGGGTGGCAGACAAGAG GTGGTGGAACTGTTGTTGCTCCGTGGGGCTAATAAGGAACACCGTAACGTTTCTGACTACACCCCGCTCAGCCTGGCGGCCTCAGGGGGCTACGTCAACATCATCAAAATCCTTCTGAATGCTGGTGCTGAAATCAACTCTAG gacGGGCAGTAAGTTGGGCATTTCTCCCCTCATGTTGGCAGCCATGAACGGCCACGTGCCTGCGGTGAAGCTGCTGTTAGACATGGGCTCTGATATCAACGCACAGATCGAGACCAATCGTAACACAGCACTGACCTTGGCCTGCTTCCAAGGCCGAGCAGAGGTGGTCAGCCTGCTTCTGGACCGCAAGGCCAACGTGGAACATCGCGCTAAG ACTGGCCTCACCCCTCTCATGGAGGCTGCATCTGGCGGATATGCTGAAGTGGGTCGTGTGCTGTTGGATAAAGGGGCTGATGTCAATGCCCCTCCAGTTCCCTCCTCTCGTGATACTGCCCTCACCATTGCTGCAGACAAGGGTCACTACAAGTTCTGTGAGCTTCTCATCAGCAG AGGGGCTCACATTGACGTGCGAAATAAGAAGGGGAACACCCCTTTGTGGCTTGCTGCTAACGGTGGCCACTTTGATGTGGTTCAGCTGTTGGTGCAGGCTGGAGCCGATGTGGATGCAGCAGACAACCGCAAAATAACCCCTCTCATGGCAGCGTTCCGCAAG ggtcaTGTAAAAGTGGTGCAGTACCTGGTTAAGGAAGTCAACCAGTTCCCATCTGACATCGAGTGCATGAGATACATTGCAACTATTGCAGATAAG GAACTGCTGAAGAAATGTCATCAATGCATGGAGACCATTGTCAAAGCCAAAGATCAGCAGGCAGCTGAGGCGAACAAGAACGCCAGCATTCTACTTAAGGAACTTGATCTGGAGAAG TCTCGTGAAGAAAGCAAAAAGCAGGCTTTGGCTGCAAAGCGAGAGAAGAGAAAGGAGAAGCGCAAGAAAAAGAAGGAAGAGCAGAAGAGGAagctggaggaagaggaggctaAAGTGAAAGAGGTGTTCTGTGAGATGCAGGATCCGAAGGAGGACTCTGCAGAAG AAGTGGAGGTTCCCATTGAGCCCCCAAGTGCTACCACCACCACAACCATCGGCATCTCCGCCACCTCCACAACCTTCACTAACACGTTCGGCAAAAAGCGAGCCAATGTGGCCACCACACCAAGCACCAAtcgcaaaaacaaaaagaacaagaCCAAGGATTCACCTAGCGAGCCGATAATCCTTCAAGACCCACAAGTGGCGCTGGCACAGCAGAAAGCCGACAAAAATAAGATCCATGGAGAACCTCGAGGGGGTGGGGCACCAGGAGGCACCAGTGACTCGAATCTAGACAGCACCGACTGCAACAGCGAAAGCAGCAACGGCAGTAAGAGTCAGGAGCTCCCTGACCTGCCTTCATCGTCGTCCTCTTCCGCCCCTTCGGTCCTTGCAAGCTCTAACCAGCCACATGTCCCAAGTGAGAAGAGACAGGGGCCATCGCTCCCAGGCTCTCGTGAGGAGAAGGTCACAGTGTCCATCTCCAAGCCACAGCAGAA ATCACATGAGTTTAACAGTGACTTGACCCACAGTTCCCTGCCCCCCTCGTTTAAGACTATTTCACTGCCAGTCACCTCACCCAACAGTAAAATGAACCTCACTAGCCCAAAAAGGGGCCAGAAGAGAGAAGAGGGGTGGAAAGAGGTAGTTCGGAG ATCCAAGAAGCTCTCTGTACCTGCCTCTGTGGTGTCTCGGATTATGGGTAGAGGTGGCTGCAATATTACGGCCATCCAAGACGTTACAGGCGCACACATCGACGTGGACAAACAGAAGGACAAGAATGGAGAGAGAATGATTACAATCAG AGGTGGCACCGAGTCAACACGGCATGCGGTACAGCTGATCAATGCGTTGATCCAGGACCCAGCAAAAGAGCTAGAGGACCTGATCCCTCGCAACCACATCCGGCCGCCTGGTGCCAACACCAAAATCAGCTCCACCTACACAACCTCCACTGGGGCCACAAGCACTACTGCAGCCAGTTCAAAGGGCCTGCCATCTGTAGTGCCTTCCTCCGGCGTGTCCTTCCAGTCCTCCACCAACTTCACAGCTCAGCAGGCTGGCAAGTTGGGCAAAAGTATGGCACCGGGCGTCAGGCCCCCCTTCGTTTCTTTGCCACCCCTTGCTTATGCTCATCCTCAGCTGGCCCTTCTCGCAGCCCAGACCATGAACCAGATCCGCCACCCTCGATTACCCATGGCGCAGTTTGGTGGCACTTTCTCATCCTCTCCCAACACTTGGGGTCCGTTCCCTGTTCGTCCTGTGAGCCCTGGTAGCGCTAACAGCTCACCTAAACACAGCGGTAATTCTGTGCCACGTCCCGCCAGCTCCGCTCCGGCCCACATCGAACATCCTTCTGCTCCCGTGTCCAGCACCTCAACTCCCACTGCCTCCACCACTTCTCCCACCAGTACCATACCCGCCAACACCCCCACACCTTCTTCTGTCAGGAAGCAGCTTTTCTCGACAGAGCCCAAGTGTGGGGCTGGAGTTACTGTGGCCTCCACCGTCAGCAGCGCTCCCTCTGCGCAGGTAGCTCAATCTCCCATCAGCTGCGCTCCCACAACCCCTACGACTCCTCCACCTCCATCTGCGTCCATTGCTCCACCTCCGCAGCACCCCCCTTCCCCCAAGCCAGAGCCGGCCAGCCTCAGCACCCCAGTTAAAGAGAAGCCCGTCACAGAGCTTGCCACACCTACCGCAGGAGCTCTATCTGATGGGCCCAGCCCCTCTGCTCCCTTGCACTTCACTTCGTCTCCCTCTGGTCCCTCGATGCTGCCTGTACAGACCGAGAGCCGGCAGCCACTTCCATCACACTTTCCCTCCAGCACAGAACCCAGCACCTCTTCCTCATCACAGCCAGGCTCATCTCACCCCGCTACTCGCCTGCCACCTCCGACCTGCAGCAGCACAGTCACTAATACCAGCAGCGCCTTACCTCATTACGCCACCCCCAACGCGCCCGGTGTGTCCCCACGCATGCAGCCACCGGCACCCTACTACCCCATGGCTCCAGGGGCCCTTCCGGAGCAGCAGTCTGTGTTTGTGCCTCCGGGAGCCTCGCAGGAACCCCTcaagcagcaacaacaacagccTCCACCTCAGCCCAGCCTGGCTCCGACAGGCATGCCCCCTCCCTCTCTTCCAATGTCCTCCACTATGGGCATAATAAATGGCTCTCAAATGCACCTGCATGGTGGAAAAGCGCAATTGCCCCCCAACTTTGGCCCTGCGGCTATCTTCAATCACTTTAGCAGCATCTTTGACAGCAACCAGGTGGGCAACAACCAGGTTTGGGGTGCCTGTCATCTACCTGCACGTACTCCTCCAGAGCAGCCCTACAGTGGGCCGACTAATGCATATATAAGTGGAATGGGGCAGATTGAAAGTGTCATACCTCCTCCAGATGGCTCAAAAGCTCCAGGATATCGCTGTTCCTCGCAGCGAATTGTCTCCAGTCCAATTG GTATACACCCTATGGACAACTCTATGTCCTCGTCTACTGCGCTCCCCAGCTTTACCACAAGCATATCTGCCAGCCCTGTGTTTCTACCAGGTCCTGCTCCTGTGGGCACACCCTCCTTCAGCCGCCAGCACTTCTCTCCCCATCCCTGGAGTGCCTCCACCTCTT GTGAGTCTCCAGTGCCCTCTGTGTCTTCCGGGGCATCCTCGCCTCTTTGCACATCTACAGTGACTCCCGCTCTGATCCAGGCAAAACCTAGTAGCGCCAACCAGCAGGACCGTAAAGTGCCCCCTCCAATTGGAACAGAGCGCCTGGCCCGTATCCGGCAAACTGGCACCGTCAACCACACCATGCTGCCCACCAGCTATACCCCACCGGTTGGACAGGGTGGCATCTGGTCTTTTGGAGTGGGCAGTGCCTCCG GTGCTGCAACCCATGCATACGGCGCTGGACATGACCGGTTTTCTG AGACAATGTCAGGCTGGTCTCAGCCCCTAATGGGAGGGCCAGTGATGCACCAGCACATGCAGGAGCCGTCGGCCTTTTCTCAGCACCAGGCTATGGAACGAGATGATACTGGGATTGTGGCTCCTTCTAACACTTTCCACCAACCTCTGCCCACCAACTTCATGGATTTTCCAAAG GGTCTGCCAATGTACGGTGGCACGATGATCCCTCCTCACCCGCAGATGGCGGAGGGTCCTGGAGGCCCTGTATACAATGGTCTTCACACTTCTGACCCTGCTTGGAATCCCATCCTAAAGGTTGTTCCCAACACTGCTGAGAATTCAGACCCACAGCAG GTGTGGCCTACCTCTTGGACTCCACATGCGGGAAACGTGCATCTGAATCATGTCAACTAA